From one Nodosilinea sp. PGN35 genomic stretch:
- a CDS encoding Uma2 family endonuclease produces MTPSTATAPLSFEDYIAYDDGTENRYELVDGELVEMPPPIMEHFLIAKFLEQALDIEIKRLQHPWLCFRESGVRTGLRKSRITDVSMVTLDQAQELKGRSVVFATSPLLVIEVVSPDSITRNYRYKRTEYAALEIPEYWIVDPLESKVTVLTFNEGLYDETVFLGDQPLVSPTLPELSLTAEQIWAAGKLS; encoded by the coding sequence ATGACCCCCTCCACCGCAACAGCCCCACTCAGTTTTGAAGACTACATTGCCTATGATGACGGCACTGAAAATCGCTATGAACTGGTGGATGGAGAACTGGTCGAAATGCCGCCGCCTATAATGGAGCATTTTTTAATTGCTAAATTTCTAGAACAGGCGCTAGATATCGAAATTAAGCGGCTCCAGCATCCTTGGTTATGTTTTCGTGAGTCAGGCGTTAGAACTGGCTTGCGAAAGTCGAGGATCACGGATGTATCAATGGTCACACTCGATCAGGCTCAAGAGCTTAAAGGCAGGTCGGTCGTTTTTGCAACATCTCCATTGCTAGTGATAGAAGTGGTCAGCCCCGACTCCATTACCCGCAACTACCGCTACAAGCGCACAGAATACGCCGCCCTAGAAATCCCCGAATACTGGATTGTCGATCCGCTGGAGTCTAAGGTGACGGTGCTGACCTTCAACGAAGGGCTCTACGACGAAACCGTATTTTTGGGGGATCAGCCCCTGGTGTCGCCCACACTTCCTGAACTGTCGCTCACTGCGGAGCAGATTTGGGCGGCGGGCAAGCTGTCCTAG
- a CDS encoding DUF3288 family protein → MADSTKDQQHPQYKTDRQVVNQLLAGEATDYNLVELARLTIRYDGFPGARDIQTDLKKALNRWQLTEAELFEKTRAIHQQGEVYKGLGRGREDWS, encoded by the coding sequence ATGGCAGATTCCACCAAAGACCAGCAACACCCGCAGTACAAAACCGATCGCCAGGTGGTCAACCAGCTTTTGGCGGGCGAAGCCACCGACTACAACCTGGTCGAGCTAGCCCGGCTGACGATTCGCTACGACGGGTTTCCCGGTGCCCGCGACATTCAAACTGACCTCAAAAAAGCTCTCAACCGCTGGCAGCTCACCGAGGCCGAACTGTTTGAGAAAACCCGCGCTATTCACCAGCAGGGCGAGGTCTACAAGGGGCTAGGCCGAGGCCGCGAAGACTGGAGCTAG
- the mnmA gene encoding tRNA 2-thiouridine(34) synthase MnmA yields the protein MAKIVVGLSGGVDSSVAAATLHQQGYDVVGLTLWLMKGKGQCCSEGMVDAAKLCDDLGIEYHVVDSREVFEREIINYLVEGYGSGITPLPCSQCNRAVKFGPMLQYAREELGADRIATGHYARITHNAETGRYELRRAVDPAKDQSYFLYDLTQDLLAACDFPLGHQTKTETRRIAAELGLHTAAKPDSQDLCLIEHHGSMQTFLDKYLAPKPGDIVDTEGRILGQHTGIHHYTIGQRKGLGIAAPNPLYVVGFDMGKNHVIVADRSDAHLPDCTVQRVNWVSIAAPQEPMKVSVQIRYRSEAVGATLVPLPSGDRTGDRVRIVFDEPQFGVTPGQAAVWYDGDRVLGGGLIEAAAVPEVAAPTSNARVLSH from the coding sequence ATGGCAAAAATAGTAGTCGGGCTCTCCGGCGGCGTAGATAGTTCGGTGGCGGCGGCGACCCTGCACCAGCAGGGGTACGACGTGGTCGGCCTCACCCTGTGGCTGATGAAGGGCAAGGGCCAGTGCTGCTCGGAGGGCATGGTCGATGCGGCCAAGCTCTGTGACGACCTGGGCATTGAGTACCACGTGGTCGATAGCCGCGAGGTGTTTGAGCGCGAAATTATCAACTACTTAGTCGAGGGCTACGGCAGCGGCATTACCCCCCTGCCCTGCTCCCAGTGCAACCGGGCGGTGAAGTTTGGGCCGATGTTGCAGTACGCCCGCGAGGAATTAGGTGCCGATCGCATCGCCACCGGCCACTACGCCCGCATTACCCACAACGCCGAAACGGGCCGCTACGAGCTGCGCCGCGCCGTCGATCCGGCCAAAGATCAGTCCTACTTTCTCTACGACCTCACCCAGGATCTGCTGGCCGCCTGCGACTTCCCTTTGGGCCACCAGACCAAGACCGAAACCCGCCGCATCGCCGCCGAGTTGGGGCTGCATACCGCCGCCAAGCCCGACAGCCAGGATCTGTGTTTGATCGAGCACCACGGCTCGATGCAGACCTTTTTAGACAAATACCTGGCCCCCAAACCTGGGGACATCGTGGATACCGAAGGCCGCATTCTCGGTCAGCACACCGGCATTCACCACTACACCATCGGCCAGCGCAAGGGGCTGGGCATTGCCGCCCCAAATCCGCTCTACGTGGTGGGCTTTGACATGGGCAAAAACCACGTGATTGTGGCCGATCGCAGCGATGCCCACCTGCCCGACTGCACCGTGCAGCGGGTGAACTGGGTCTCCATTGCTGCTCCTCAAGAACCCATGAAAGTCTCGGTACAGATTCGCTACCGCAGCGAGGCGGTGGGGGCAACCCTGGTGCCCCTACCGAGTGGGGATCGCACGGGCGATCGGGTGCGAATTGTGTTTGACGAGCCCCAGTTTGGAGTGACCCCCGGCCAGGCGGCGGTATGGTACGACGGCGACCGAGTTCTCGGCGGTGGCCTAATCGAAGCGGCAGCTGTTCCTGAAGTGGCGGCACCGACCTCGAATGCTCGGGTTCTCAGTCATTAG
- a CDS encoding heavy metal-responsive transcriptional regulator: protein MAVATGLKIGDVARQTGVAVGALRYYESLGILSSQRGDNGYRYYSPEAVHQVQFIKKAQALGFSLEDVGDVLNVHQRGDVPCEFVRSLLQDKIQQLEAQIQQMTAFKADLEEYRDRWAEAQPRPQPGDICPLIETVPLAE from the coding sequence ATGGCTGTGGCAACGGGTCTCAAGATTGGCGATGTGGCTAGGCAAACTGGGGTTGCGGTGGGGGCACTGCGCTACTACGAAAGCCTGGGTATACTCAGCTCGCAACGGGGCGACAACGGCTACCGCTACTACTCGCCTGAGGCCGTGCACCAGGTGCAGTTTATTAAAAAGGCTCAGGCGCTGGGCTTTTCTTTAGAGGATGTGGGGGATGTGCTCAACGTGCACCAGCGGGGGGATGTGCCCTGTGAGTTTGTGCGATCGCTCCTGCAAGACAAAATTCAGCAGCTAGAGGCCCAAATTCAGCAGATGACGGCGTTTAAAGCCGATTTAGAGGAGTATCGCGATCGCTGGGCCGAGGCACAGCCCCGCCCCCAACCCGGCGATATCTGCCCGCTGATTGAAACCGTGCCCCTGGCGGAGTGA
- a CDS encoding DUF3105 domain-containing protein, translating to MTRTARSKRRRNSSSALSVILGPVGIAALMVALIGGLWYRNRPQSVAFEPNTTVGEAAMAAIETFPDQGQAHVSPGQPVNYDSDFPTSGPHDPNPVLPGVYTQEQRLEELVHSIEHGNIVIYVDQPGQVAMDTLTAWARDFPGYWDGLVVVPKAGLGEEVVLTAWTHKLRLPEFEPEAAATFIDTYRGRGPENPVR from the coding sequence ATGACTCGGACTGCACGATCTAAGCGCCGTCGTAACTCGTCTAGCGCGCTGTCGGTGATACTTGGCCCCGTGGGCATTGCCGCGCTCATGGTCGCCCTGATCGGCGGGCTGTGGTACCGCAACCGCCCTCAGTCAGTGGCCTTTGAGCCCAACACCACCGTTGGCGAAGCGGCGATGGCGGCGATCGAAACCTTTCCCGACCAGGGGCAGGCCCACGTCAGCCCTGGGCAGCCAGTCAACTACGACAGCGATTTTCCCACCTCTGGCCCCCACGACCCCAACCCCGTGCTGCCTGGAGTCTATACCCAGGAACAGCGCTTGGAAGAACTGGTGCACTCCATTGAGCACGGCAACATCGTGATCTATGTTGACCAGCCTGGCCAGGTCGCCATGGATACGCTCACGGCCTGGGCCAGGGACTTTCCCGGCTACTGGGACGGGCTGGTGGTAGTGCCCAAGGCTGGCCTGGGCGAAGAAGTTGTGCTCACCGCCTGGACTCACAAACTCCGGCTACCGGAGTTTGAACCGGAAGCTGCCGCTACTTTTATTGACACCTACCGAGGGCGTGGGCCTGAGAATCCGGTGCGGTAA
- a CDS encoding ArsA family ATPase, with the protein MLTSSPQQLIMVSGKGGVGKTTLSCGFARQLAQQHPDETVLLLSTDPAHSLGDVLQLPVDNTPTPLPDLANVQVRALDAAALLEQFRADYGTVLELLVERGSFVEGDDLSPVWDMGWPGLDELMALLEIQRILRDREADRVVVDMAPSGHTLNLFALMDFLDTLLGALGQFQQKHRTLTETLAGRYTPDRADQFIADMRRDLEQGRALIQDGDSHSDPSGNRAACWVVGIPEPMSWAESDRFITALGQLNVPLGGLVINRVLQQSGHIDDTHRRVLAEFVAIAQGQPVLWVPAQAQEPLGSVALDALMLQVKPLTPDQTLADPAAECSPPLAWPQPISPGIEDLISAGRRLVVVGGKGGVGKTTVSAALGLGLADRHPEANLRVMSIDPAHSLGDAFGQPLGHEPTLLRPNLQAQEVSADLVLDQFRTDYLWELADMMAGDGDIASGIQLAYGPAAWRQIVAQALPGIDEMLSLITVMDLLERNEQQLIVLDTAPTGHLLRFLEMPTALGDWLGWIFKLWIKYKDVVGRVEFMGRLRNLRQRVLAAQAKLQDPQHTEFIGVVQNQAAILAEAKRLNHTLGDRGIAQRYIVHNRYQVGSDLPAELFPQQWVVRLPALVPSPSAFDQVKQAAHLLLAPEAPRA; encoded by the coding sequence ATGCTGACATCATCGCCCCAACAACTCATTATGGTGAGCGGCAAGGGCGGCGTGGGCAAAACCACGCTCTCCTGTGGGTTTGCGCGGCAGCTGGCCCAGCAGCACCCCGACGAAACGGTGCTGCTGCTCTCTACCGACCCAGCCCACTCCCTCGGGGATGTGCTGCAACTGCCGGTGGACAACACCCCCACCCCCCTGCCGGATCTGGCGAATGTGCAGGTGCGCGCCCTGGATGCAGCGGCGCTGCTGGAGCAGTTTCGGGCCGACTACGGCACCGTGCTAGAGCTGCTGGTCGAGCGGGGCAGTTTTGTAGAGGGCGACGACCTCAGCCCCGTCTGGGACATGGGCTGGCCGGGGCTCGATGAGCTGATGGCTCTCCTAGAGATTCAGCGGATTTTGCGCGATCGCGAGGCCGATCGCGTCGTCGTCGATATGGCCCCCAGCGGCCACACCCTCAACCTGTTTGCCCTGATGGATTTTCTCGACACCCTGCTCGGGGCGCTGGGGCAGTTTCAGCAAAAGCACCGCACCCTGACCGAGACCCTGGCGGGTCGCTACACCCCCGATCGCGCCGACCAGTTCATTGCCGACATGCGCCGCGATCTAGAGCAGGGCCGGGCACTGATTCAAGACGGCGATTCGCATAGCGATCCCTCTGGGAATCGCGCTGCCTGCTGGGTGGTGGGCATTCCCGAGCCCATGAGCTGGGCCGAGAGCGATCGCTTCATCACCGCCCTAGGTCAGTTAAACGTCCCCCTCGGTGGTCTGGTCATCAACCGCGTGCTTCAACAATCTGGCCATATCGACGATACTCACCGCCGTGTGCTGGCCGAGTTTGTGGCGATCGCCCAGGGCCAGCCAGTGCTGTGGGTGCCCGCCCAAGCGCAGGAACCCCTGGGCAGCGTCGCCCTCGATGCCCTCATGCTCCAGGTCAAGCCCCTGACCCCAGATCAAACCCTCGCCGATCCGGCTGCCGAGTGCTCCCCTCCCCTCGCTTGGCCGCAGCCGATTTCCCCTGGCATAGAAGACCTGATCTCAGCAGGGCGGCGGCTGGTTGTCGTGGGCGGCAAGGGCGGCGTGGGCAAAACCACCGTCTCAGCAGCCCTGGGCCTCGGGCTGGCCGATCGCCATCCCGAGGCTAATTTACGGGTGATGTCTATCGACCCGGCCCACTCGTTGGGCGACGCCTTTGGCCAGCCCCTCGGCCACGAACCCACCCTGCTGCGCCCCAACCTCCAGGCCCAGGAGGTCAGCGCCGACCTGGTGCTCGACCAGTTTCGCACCGACTACCTGTGGGAGCTGGCCGACATGATGGCGGGCGATGGCGACATTGCCAGCGGCATTCAGTTAGCCTACGGCCCCGCCGCCTGGCGGCAGATCGTCGCCCAGGCCCTGCCCGGCATCGACGAAATGCTCTCGCTGATCACCGTCATGGATCTGCTGGAGCGCAACGAGCAGCAGCTGATCGTGCTCGATACTGCCCCCACCGGCCACCTGCTGCGGTTTCTAGAGATGCCCACCGCCCTGGGCGACTGGCTGGGGTGGATCTTTAAACTCTGGATTAAGTACAAAGACGTGGTGGGCCGGGTGGAGTTTATGGGTCGCCTGCGCAATCTGCGGCAGCGGGTGCTGGCCGCCCAGGCCAAGCTGCAAGACCCCCAGCACACCGAGTTTATTGGCGTGGTGCAAAACCAGGCGGCGATTTTGGCCGAGGCTAAACGGCTCAACCACACCCTGGGCGATCGCGGCATTGCCCAGCGCTACATTGTCCACAACCGCTACCAGGTCGGCAGCGACCTGCCCGCTGAGCTGTTCCCTCAGCAGTGGGTGGTGAGGCTACCGGCGCTAGTGCCGAGCCCCAGCGCCTTCGACCAGGTGAAGCAGGCGGCCCATCTGCTGCTCGCTCCAGAGGCTCCCAGGGCCTAG
- a CDS encoding response regulator, with translation MANHRILVIDDSRVIRMRVRDMLPQGNFEVIEAQDGVEGMDAIRSQRPNLIMLDFLLPRMSGWEVFQEIQANPDLQNIPLVLMSGRKEEVTEKITEPFEYFEFIQKPFEQKELIEAIKASMVKARKPRRTPVAAPAAAAPAAASGGGGDVSAAEFQALQAQVTQLQGEVAQLKGQLGKVLAFIKQKLK, from the coding sequence GTGGCAAATCATAGGATTTTAGTCATCGATGATAGCCGGGTGATTCGCATGCGGGTGCGCGACATGCTTCCCCAGGGCAACTTCGAAGTCATTGAAGCCCAAGATGGTGTAGAAGGCATGGATGCCATTCGCAGCCAACGCCCCAACCTGATCATGCTCGACTTCCTGCTGCCCCGCATGAGCGGCTGGGAAGTCTTCCAAGAAATTCAGGCCAACCCAGACCTCCAGAACATTCCCCTGGTGCTGATGTCGGGCCGCAAAGAAGAAGTTACCGAAAAAATCACCGAGCCCTTCGAGTACTTCGAATTCATTCAAAAGCCCTTCGAGCAAAAAGAACTGATCGAAGCGATCAAAGCGTCGATGGTCAAGGCCCGCAAGCCGCGCCGCACCCCCGTGGCGGCCCCTGCTGCGGCCGCTCCCGCTGCGGCTTCTGGTGGCGGCGGCGACGTTAGCGCTGCCGAGTTCCAGGCCCTCCAGGCGCAGGTGACTCAGCTCCAGGGTGAAGTGGCTCAGCTCAAGGGGCAGTTGGGCAAGGTGCTGGCGTTCATCAAGCAAAAGCTGAAGTAG